TTTTGAAGCAAAAAAGCTCCCGAGAGGGAGCTTTTTATTTAAGTTTTAATTCCATTTTGATGTCACTTCTTACATAAGGAGAATCCGTTTCAACAGGTATTTCTATAAAACCGTATTTTCTATAAATATAAATGGCATTTTCTAGTTTGGTGTTAGAATATAAGACCAACTTGTCAAAATTGTGCTCTTTCGCAAAATCAATACAGTTTTGCATGAGTTTTTGTCCAATTTTATGTCCACGATGATTGGGTGAAACCGCCATTTTAGTCAATTCAAAGACATTGTTTTCTTTCATAGGCATTAAAGCAACAGTACCTACAATTTCATCATTTAGTTTAGCAAAAAAGATATGGCCTCCTTTGTTGATAATGTACTTATCTGGATTGCTTAATACTTCTTCGTCATAAGGTTCAACATAAAAGAATGTTTTTAACCATTCTATATTTAAATCATAAAAATACGAAGCGTAGTTATCTTCATAAGTAATGATTTCTACTGGGTTTACTATGGTATTCATATGGATGTGTTCTATAATAGCTTCGCTGAAGCCTTTTTTGTTAAATTTATTTTCTAAAATATTCAAATGTTCAATTAAAGAACTAGATTCAATTTGAGTGTATTCTTTAATAGTGTGTTCAATACTGTTCCAAATAGGAGTTACTTTTTGAACCAGTTGTTTACCTTTTTCCGAAAGGTGAATGATTTTTTTACGTTTATCGTTTTTGTCTTCTTTTAATTCAATAAGCTCTTTCTTAACCAATTTATTAATGGCTTGTGTTGTAGCAGGTTGCGTGGTTCTTAAGCTGGCATTGATTTCTGTATTGGTTACACCGTCCTTATTTTTAATGATTTTAAAAGTAGGGAAGAGGTACGGGTCAAAATCGATTTGAAAAGTGTCATATACAATTTGAGTTTCTCTCATCATATATTCACTCACTCTTTTTAATCGAGATCCCATTCCTATTTCTCCAATACCTTGTAAAGCGTCCATTTATTAATAATTAAGTATTTATATAAGTACTTATACAAAATTACAAAAAATTATGATAACTTGAAAGTTAATTACTTGTTAATAATTTACCTAGAAAATATTTTCCATGGTAAATAAAAAAATAATTTATATCTTTGTCTAAATTTTAAAACTAATTAATCATGAAAAAAAACAAAATTATCTTTTACGTATCTACAGGACTATTAACATTAATGATGTTGATGTCGGCAGGAATGTACTTTTTTAACAATGCGGAAATCGCTAAGATGTTTGAGGCATTCGGATATCCAACTTACATTATTTACCCTTATGGTATAGCCAAAGTTTTAGGATTAGTAGCACTGTGGTTTTTTAGAGGTAAGTTTTTAAACGAATGGGCATATGCTGGATTTTTCTTTGCATTCATTTTAGCATTCTTTGCGCACTTTATGATTGGAGATGGAGAACAAACAGGAGCGTTAATTGCCATGGTACTTTTAATTACATCGTACATTTTTAGCAAAAAAATAGATGGCTAAACAACAAGAATCAATAGTAAAGTTAACGACGAAGAACTATTTAGCAGAGGCGAAGATGCGACAGCATTTTGTTGTGATAGACGAGCCTGTAAAAGCTGGTGGAGATGATAATGCACCAACTCCTGTTGAATATTTATTAACTGCAATAGGCGGATGTGTATCTATAACATTGCGTATGTATGCAGAGCGTAAAGGATGGGATTTAGGTGAAATTACCGTAAACGTTCGTCAGAAAGAAGAGTTAACTTCAGAAGGAATAAAGAAATCTCTAATTGAAGAGATTTCTTTTGAGAAGGAAGTAACTCCTGAACAAAGAGAAAAATTATTAGAAATCGCAGGAAAATGTCCTGTAGCAAAAATGGTAAAAGGGGAAACTCCTATTACAAGTAACATCGTATAAAATAAGAAGTAAAAATGAAAAAAATAGCAGCATTTGCAGGTAGCACAAGTTCAACATCTATCAATAAACAATTAGCTACATATGCAGCAACACAATTAGGAAATACGTCATTTGATGTATTAGATTTAAACGACTATAAAGTATCTATTTATAGTGAAGATGAAGAAAGAGCACACGAATATCCAACAGGCGCAGAATTATTTAATGAGGCTTTAGATCAATATGATGGATTTATAGTGTCTTTAGCAGAGCATAATGGATCTTATGCAGCAGCATTTAAAAATTTATTTGATTGGGCGTCACGCAAAAACAGAGAAGTATTTAGAAACAAACCAGTACTGGTAATGGCAACTTCTCCAGGAGGTCGAGGAGGAGCAAATGTATTAGGAGCAGCAACGGGTACTTTTCCTCATATGGGAGCAAATGTAATAGGAAGTTTTTCTCTTCCAGGATTTTATGATAACTTTAAAGAAGGAGAAATTGTAATTGAAGATAAAAAGAATGAGTTAAAAGAAGCAGTGGCAACTTTTGAACAAGCTTTGTAATTCAATTAAAGGTAACAATAACTAACAAAAAACAACACACTTATGGCTGAGAACAGAGAAATTACAAAAGAGTATAGTAATGCAGACTTAACGGTTTATTGGAAACCGAATACCTGTATTCATGCTAAAAAATGTTGGAAAGGCTTATTGCAAGTTTTTAATCCACAAAACAGACCATGGGTAAATATGGAAGGAGCCACCACCAAACGCATTATAAAGCAAATTGATGAGTGCCCTTCTGGAGCTTTATCCTATAAAATGAAGCATGAAGTTGTAGAGGGAACTCAGCAAGAAACAGAAGTAAAATGTATGGAAAATGGCCCGCTAATGGTGATGGGTGATGTTCATATTACCAACTCTGATGGTTCTACAGAAAAGAGAAACAAGGTCACTGCATTTTGTAGATGTGGAGCTTCTACAAACAAACCATTTTGTGATGGTAAACATAACGATGTAAACTTTGTGGGTTAATGGAAGTGTTACAAGAAGATAACGGGAAAAAAGGTGAGTTTTACGTAGAGGTAAATGGTAATAGAGATGCGTTAATGACCTATACTTGGGCTGGAGAAGATAAAATTATTATAGATCATACAGAAGTAGGAGATAGTCTTCGAGGACAAGGAGTAGGATATAAGCTGGTAGAAGCTTCGGTTAACTTTATGAGAGCAAAAGGAATCAAAGCCATTCCATTATGCCCATTTGCCAAAGCAGTATTCGATAAAAAGGCTGCTTATAAAGATGTATTGGCTTAGTAGTTTCAGTTGTAATATATTCCTTGGTAAATAAATTTATTTTTCGTAATTTTGTACTCGAAAGGAGATAAATATGAAGATTACATTGTACGGAAGAAAAGGACATGCACATACAGTTGCTTATAAGAACTTTTTAAGATCTGCAGAAGTACCTTTTGATTACAAAGATGTATCAGAAGATGAAGCAGCAATAGAGCATTCTAAAGAATTGTATGACGGTGTGGTAAAGTATCCAACATTGTTTGTAAATGATGAAGTGTATTTAACACCTACATCAGATACTTTTAACAAAGTAATGCACGATTTAAAATTAAGAGGATAAAATTATAATTGATTTCGAGAGGATCGAGATGCTATTAAAGAGTAAAATAAATGGGAGATATTTCAAAGGATATTAATTCAACGTTTCCAAATAATAGAGTGAAAGCTTTTATCAATATAAAATATACAGCAAATTGGATTAGTAGTAGGGAGAATGATTTTTTTAAACCCTATGGAATATCACCACAACAATACAATATTCTTAGAATTTTAAGAGGAGCTAACGAGCCAACAAAAGTTCAAGTTATTAAAGATAGAATGATTGAAAGAGCTCCGAACGCAACACGCTTAATGGATAAGTTGTGCGATAAAAAGTTGATAGCACGCATACGCTGTGAGCATGATAGAAGAGTGGTGTTTATTAGTATTACCAATCAAGGATTGGAATTATTAAAAACAATTGATGACAATATTGATTTTGATTTTATCCATAACCTTACAGAAGAAGAAGCAACACAATTAAGTAACTTATTAGATAAAATTAGATAAGATTCTTCCTGTCCATCAGGAAGAATTTAAAAACAAAAAAATTTACAACAATATTTTCCAAGGAAAATAAAACAAAGGTAAATAAAATGCAAAAACTAAAAACAATACAACATAAAGTAGGGAGCCCATTAGTAAGTATGGGACCAATAAGGTTAAGACAACCATTACCAACAGAAGGAGTAGCAATGGTAGATCCGTTTTTATTATTACATCATTACGGACCCTATGCGATAAGTCCGTTTAACAATCCTTTTGACTTAGGTCCACATCCACACCGAGGATTTGAACCGATTACTTTATTATTTAAAGGAGAGCAGTTTCATAGGGATTCATTAGGGAATGAAATGTTGGTAAAAGCAGGAGATGTGCAATGGACAACCGCAGGTAGAGGAATTATTCATGCAGAAGGACCATCGAAAGAATTTGTTGAAAGAGGAGGTGAGTTGGAAGGAATTCAATTATGGTTAAACCTTCCAGCAGAAAAGAAAATGATGCCAGCAAACTATCAACATGTGAAAAAGGAAGATATTCCAGTTATTGAAAATGAAGATAAAACGATCGCTTTAAATGTGATTGCTGGAAGTCAAGGTGATGTGACAGGGCATATTAAAACACAAACAGAAGTTAATGTGTTTACGGTAAATACAAAGGATGCTGGAAAGATGTTAGTTGATCTTCCAATGAATCATGAATCTTTGGTGTATTTATTAGATGGAGAAGTAATGGTTAATGATGAAGTAACCCTTAAAAAAGGGGCAACACAAATGCTAACTTTCCATCATGATGGTACAGCGATCGCAATAACAGCAAAACAAGAAAGTACGTTGTTAGTGTTATCTGGAAAACCTATCAAAGAAAAAGTTGCTTCTTGGGGACCTTATGTAATGAATACACAAACAGAAATTATGGAAGCATTACGTGATTACCAAAAAGGTAAGATGGGATATTTATACTAAATTAGTTAGGAATGGATAGGAAAAACTTTTTAAAGAAATCGATTTTAACTGGTATAACGGCAGCATTAGTGCCTGGTGCATTAAATGCTGCCAATGAAAAGAAAAAAGCATTAAAAGTTTTAGAAGAACAAATAGGATTTAATCATTTACCTAATAAAGAAATTAAAACAATGAAAACCGTATTACATAAAGCAAATTCAAGAGGACATGCAAATCATGGTTGGTTAGAAAGTTATCATACTTTTAGTTTTGCTAATTATTACAATCCAGAACGAATGCATTTTGGGGCATTGAGAGTCTTTAATGATGATTATGTACAACCAAAAATGGGATTTGGAACACACCCACATAATAATATGGAAATTATCTCTATTCCTTTGGTTGGAGCTTTGTCTCATAAAGATAGCATGGGAAATAAGAAGGCAATTACCACAGGAGAAGTACAGGCAATGTCGGCTGGAAGTGGATTAACACATTCAGAATTTAATGATAGTTCAGATGAAAGGGTAAACTTTTTTCAGTTATGGATCATACCAAACGAAGAAAATGTGGTACCTAGATATGAGCAAAAACATTTTAAAGAAGACGAACGAAAAGATCAATTGCAAGTATTGGTAAGCTCTGTGAATTCTGAGAACAGTGAAAGTTTAAAAATTCATCAAGATGCACAAATATCTAGAATCACATTAACAAAAGGAAACACTTTCGACTATATCACGAAATCAGAAAATCATGGAGTGTATATTATGAATGTTGAAGGAAGTATAAGTATCGATGAGCAACAGCTTGAAAATAGAGATGCTTTAGGTATTTGGGAAACATCTAAAGTCACTCTAAAAGCAAAGGAAACTTCAGATATATTATTGGTAGAAGTACCAATGAAATAAAGGGAAAAAGAACCTTAGAAGAAAAAAACTCAAAGATGAAAATCTTTGAGTTTTTTGTTGTCTAAAAAATTGTATCTTGCAATTTATTATGCATGCATAATAAAAACAACAAAAACTATCAACAAAATGACAAAATACAAACACATTTTCGAGCCCTTAGATCTTGGATTTACCACACTTAAAAACAGAATTTTAATGGGGTCAATGCATACAGGGTTAGAAGAAGAAAAAAATGGTATTGAGAAAATAGCAGCTTATTATGCAGAGCGTGCAAAAGGT
The sequence above is a segment of the Tenacibaculum sp. 190130A14a genome. Coding sequences within it:
- a CDS encoding bifunctional helix-turn-helix transcriptional regulator/GNAT family N-acetyltransferase; its protein translation is MDALQGIGEIGMGSRLKRVSEYMMRETQIVYDTFQIDFDPYLFPTFKIIKNKDGVTNTEINASLRTTQPATTQAINKLVKKELIELKEDKNDKRKKIIHLSEKGKQLVQKVTPIWNSIEHTIKEYTQIESSSLIEHLNILENKFNKKGFSEAIIEHIHMNTIVNPVEIITYEDNYASYFYDLNIEWLKTFFYVEPYDEEVLSNPDKYIINKGGHIFFAKLNDEIVGTVALMPMKENNVFELTKMAVSPNHRGHKIGQKLMQNCIDFAKEHNFDKLVLYSNTKLENAIYIYRKYGFIEIPVETDSPYVRSDIKMELKLK
- a CDS encoding DoxX family protein, producing MKKNKIIFYVSTGLLTLMMLMSAGMYFFNNAEIAKMFEAFGYPTYIIYPYGIAKVLGLVALWFFRGKFLNEWAYAGFFFAFILAFFAHFMIGDGEQTGALIAMVLLITSYIFSKKIDG
- a CDS encoding OsmC family protein; the encoded protein is MAKQQESIVKLTTKNYLAEAKMRQHFVVIDEPVKAGGDDNAPTPVEYLLTAIGGCVSITLRMYAERKGWDLGEITVNVRQKEELTSEGIKKSLIEEISFEKEVTPEQREKLLEIAGKCPVAKMVKGETPITSNIV
- a CDS encoding NADPH-dependent FMN reductase; the encoded protein is MKKIAAFAGSTSSTSINKQLATYAATQLGNTSFDVLDLNDYKVSIYSEDEERAHEYPTGAELFNEALDQYDGFIVSLAEHNGSYAAAFKNLFDWASRKNREVFRNKPVLVMATSPGGRGGANVLGAATGTFPHMGANVIGSFSLPGFYDNFKEGEIVIEDKKNELKEAVATFEQAL
- a CDS encoding (4Fe-4S)-binding protein, which translates into the protein MAENREITKEYSNADLTVYWKPNTCIHAKKCWKGLLQVFNPQNRPWVNMEGATTKRIIKQIDECPSGALSYKMKHEVVEGTQQETEVKCMENGPLMVMGDVHITNSDGSTEKRNKVTAFCRCGASTNKPFCDGKHNDVNFVG
- a CDS encoding GNAT family N-acetyltransferase; the encoded protein is MEVLQEDNGKKGEFYVEVNGNRDALMTYTWAGEDKIIIDHTEVGDSLRGQGVGYKLVEASVNFMRAKGIKAIPLCPFAKAVFDKKAAYKDVLA
- a CDS encoding glutaredoxin family protein encodes the protein MKITLYGRKGHAHTVAYKNFLRSAEVPFDYKDVSEDEAAIEHSKELYDGVVKYPTLFVNDEVYLTPTSDTFNKVMHDLKLRG
- a CDS encoding MarR family winged helix-turn-helix transcriptional regulator, whose protein sequence is MGDISKDINSTFPNNRVKAFINIKYTANWISSRENDFFKPYGISPQQYNILRILRGANEPTKVQVIKDRMIERAPNATRLMDKLCDKKLIARIRCEHDRRVVFISITNQGLELLKTIDDNIDFDFIHNLTEEEATQLSNLLDKIR
- a CDS encoding pirin family protein, with the protein product MQKLKTIQHKVGSPLVSMGPIRLRQPLPTEGVAMVDPFLLLHHYGPYAISPFNNPFDLGPHPHRGFEPITLLFKGEQFHRDSLGNEMLVKAGDVQWTTAGRGIIHAEGPSKEFVERGGELEGIQLWLNLPAEKKMMPANYQHVKKEDIPVIENEDKTIALNVIAGSQGDVTGHIKTQTEVNVFTVNTKDAGKMLVDLPMNHESLVYLLDGEVMVNDEVTLKKGATQMLTFHHDGTAIAITAKQESTLLVLSGKPIKEKVASWGPYVMNTQTEIMEALRDYQKGKMGYLY
- a CDS encoding pirin family protein, whose protein sequence is MDRKNFLKKSILTGITAALVPGALNAANEKKKALKVLEEQIGFNHLPNKEIKTMKTVLHKANSRGHANHGWLESYHTFSFANYYNPERMHFGALRVFNDDYVQPKMGFGTHPHNNMEIISIPLVGALSHKDSMGNKKAITTGEVQAMSAGSGLTHSEFNDSSDERVNFFQLWIIPNEENVVPRYEQKHFKEDERKDQLQVLVSSVNSENSESLKIHQDAQISRITLTKGNTFDYITKSENHGVYIMNVEGSISIDEQQLENRDALGIWETSKVTLKAKETSDILLVEVPMK